A single window of Grus americana isolate bGruAme1 chromosome 6, bGruAme1.mat, whole genome shotgun sequence DNA harbors:
- the LOC129207866 gene encoding RNA-binding protein 25-like: MSASEKERERERERARARARARKSASASESASESAKERVRARARKSASERERERERERARASESASESAKERARARASKSAREQERERVRKSAKEHERARTQERARARARKSAREQERERVQARARKSACEKERERAARERARASKSAKERERERARARKSARKRERKREKERARKRERKSARENLPRSVWMGDFEKGNL; the protein is encoded by the exons ATGAGCGCGAGCGAGAAAGAGCGCGAGCGAGAGCGCGAAAGAGCGCGAGCGCGAGCGAGAGCGCGAAAGAGCGCGAGCGCGAGCGAGAGCGCGAGCGAGAGCGCGAAAGAGCGCGTGCGAGCGAGAGCGCGAAAGAGCGCGAGCGAGCGAGAGCGCGAGCGAGAGCGCGAAAGAGCGCGAGCGAGCGAGAGCGCGAGCGAGAGCGCGAAAGAGCGCGCGCGAGCGCGAGCGAGCAAGAGCGCGCGCGAGCAAGAGCGCGAAAGAGTGCGAAAGAGCGCGAAAGAGCACGAGCGAGCGCGCACGCAAGAAAGAGCGCGCGCAAGAGCGCGAAAGAGCGCGCGCGAGCAAGAGCGCGAAAGAGTGCAAGCAAGAGCGCGAAAGAGCGCGTGCGAGAAAGAGCGCGAAAGAGC AGCGCGAGAAAGAGCGCGCGCGAGCAAGAGCGCGAAAGAGCGCGAGCGCGAAAGAGCGCGAGCGCGAAAGAGTGCAAGAAAGCGCGAgcgaaagagagagaaagagcgCGCgcgaaagagagagagaaagagcgCGCGCGAGAACCTACCTCGTTCTGTCTGGATGGGCGATTTTGAGAAAGGAAATCTCTAG